The Lycium barbarum isolate Lr01 chromosome 10, ASM1917538v2, whole genome shotgun sequence genome includes a region encoding these proteins:
- the LOC132614051 gene encoding uncharacterized protein LOC132614051, whose protein sequence is MEIIEEKRIEEVLSFPILLSDRIRQASDESHFFKTDCSEVAKQADRLCQMLRSIARFNTTSTGSLYERPVRRIIADVSKNLDRGLTLVKKCKRRGILRRVVRMVTKDDFRKVNNLLESSIADMTWLLSIFDSDNGGIVLSLPPIASNDPIISWVWSFIASLYLGNDKIEAANELASLAKDNDRNKKIIVEEGGVFPLLKLLKDKNSDAQIAALVALCYLANDEERVREIVREMGVPVIGQLLGDSSTRIQIKCADLVGGMAEYSLLAQEEFARENVIRPLVTLLSYDISIDEPKLGNGKQSIHSIVQINKELERNSLSGLYSYKRVPGSPLSSHYSDGSTKSVSNYRKEKENEKPEMKYQLKVSCAKALWMLSRGSVVISKRITETKGLLCLAKLIEREWGELQLNCLMTIMEITAAAESNADLRRAAFKTNSPAAKAVVDQLLRVIKESDKPTLQIPAVRSVGSLARTFPARETRVICPLVEQLSNRNVDVAAEAAAALEKFTCPENFLCTEHSKTIIEYRGVPPLMRLLRGNERSKLHGLMLLCYLASHAGNSEALEQARVFTALEGVDRSLFAVHPELKELVPEAMYHLNVYHSGVLTERQYNGH, encoded by the coding sequence ATGGAAATAATAGAAGAAAAAAGAATAGAAGAAGTATTATCATTTCCAATTCTCTTATCCGACCGTATTCGACAAGCATCCGATGAATCCCACTTCTTTAAAACCGACTGTTCCGAGGTTGCTAAACAAGCCGACCGGTTATGTCAAATGCTCCGTTCTATCGCCCGGTTCAACACCACCTCAACCGGTTCACTTTACGAACGTCCTGTTCGTCGTATCATTGCTGACGTGTCCAAGAATCTTGACCGGGGTTTAACCCTAGTTAAGAAATGTAAACGAAGGGGCATACTACGTCGTGTTGTTCGAATGGTAACAAAAGATGATTTTCGTAAGGTAAATAATCTTCTAGAATCTTCTATAGCTGATATGACGTGGCTACTTAGTATATTTGACTCTGATAATGGTGGTATTGTTCTTTCACTTCCACCAATTGCTAGTAATGATCCAATAATTTCATGGGTATGGTCTTTTATTGCTTCATTATATTTGGGTAATGATAAAATTGAGGCTGCTAATGAATTAGCTTCACTTGCTAAAGATAATGATAGAAATAAGAAGATTATCGTTGAAGAAGGTGGGGTTTTCCCTTTGTTGAAGctgttgaaggacaaaaattcGGATGCTCAAATTGCTGCTCTTGTAGCGCTTTGTTATTTGGCTAATGACGAAGAAAGGGTTAGGGAAATTGTGAGGGAAATGGGGGTACCGGTGATTGGTCAGCTGTTGGGGGATTCGTCGACAAGAATTCAAATTAAGTGTGCTGATTTGGTGGGAGGGATGGCGGAGTATAGTTTGTTAGCTCAAGAGGAGTTCGCTAGGGAGAATGTGATTAGGCCGCTTGTGACGTTGTTATCGTATGATATTTCAATAGATGAACCGAAATTGGGAAATGGGAAGCAAAGCATACATTCCATTGTTCAGATTAATAAGGAGTTGGAAAGGAATTCGTTGTCAGGGTTGTATAGCTATAAACGTGTACCTGGATCGCCATTGTCATCGCATTATTCTGATGGGAGTACCAAAAGTGTGAGTAATTACAGGAAGGAGAAAGAGAATGAGAAGCCGGAAATGAAGTATCAATTGAAGGTTAGCTGTGCTAAGGCTCTTTGGATGCTTTCCAGAGGAAGTGTTGTGATTAGTAAGAGGATAACGGAGACCAAAGGTTTGCTTTGTTTGGCTAAGCTTATCGAGAGGGAATGGGGAGAGTTACAGCTTAATTGCTTGATGACGATAATGGAAATAACTGCTGCTGCTGAATCAAATGCTGATCTTAGAAGGGCTGCTTTCAAGACGAATTCTCCTGCCGCGAAGGCTGTTGTGGATCAGTTATTGAGGGTGATTAAAGAATCTGATAAACCGACATTACAGATTCCGGCTGTTAGATCAGTTGGTTCACTGGCTAGGACATTTCCAGCGAGAGAAACTCGTGTAATTTGTCCTTTAGTCGAGCAACTTAGTAATAGGAACGTGGATGTGGCAGCAGAAGCTGCTGCCGCTCTGGAAAAATTTACTTGTCCTGAAAATTTCTTGTGTACAGAGCACTCAAAAACGATTATTGAATACAGAGGTGTACCCCCTCTGATGAGACTGTTGAGAGGAAATGAACGATCGAAATTGCATGGGTTGATGCTCCTCTGCTACCTAGCATCACATGCTGGTAATAGTGAGGCTTTGGAACAAGCACGAGTATTCACTGCTCTCGAGGGAGTAGATCGCTCATTATTTGCTGTACAtcctgagttgaaggagttggtGCCAGAGGCAATGTATCACCTAAATGTTTATCACTCTGGTGTACTTACTGAGAGGCAATATAATGGTCATTGA